From Triticum aestivum cultivar Chinese Spring chromosome 4A, IWGSC CS RefSeq v2.1, whole genome shotgun sequence, a single genomic window includes:
- the LOC123082140 gene encoding uncharacterized protein encodes MDATAAGKKMGIGGEKKQQRKPGSSFWGAMALKSRSQPGGAGESKNIKSERKTTTTTTKRSVSIGRSMTCPGSICGTKESAVLSRESCRNSHSGRNVSSSSRSLKAPDNDILSVPVVASGAVVSASSSFNSETSVATTATTVSSSSSSSSALSSPLSSIVAGSRSFRKLSGCYYECHSALDPRTSLVGGAGMLPCSDCDEFFVKAESLELHRATRHAVSELGAEDTSRNVVEIIFQSSWLVGKPRAAPICRIERILKVYSSGRTVERFEQYRERVKAIAASSTDELARRSFPRCAADGNEILRFHCTTFTCSLGLAGATSLCRSSPQQCKLCSIIRDGFRVDGDGKIATMATSGRAHDKAQTPLPGGGGGEKRAMLVCRVVAGRVKKLVNSSNSSEESGCDSVSSCSDLDELSVFNPLAILPCFVVMYAVATET; translated from the exons ATGGATGCAACTGCAGCTGGCAAGAAGATGGGCATAGGAGGAGAGAAAAAGCAGCAGAGGAAACCAGGTTCTTCCTTCTGGGGAGCCATGGCGTTGAAGAGCAGAAGCCAGCCAGGAGGAGCAGGAGAAAGCAAGAACATCAAGAGCGAGAGGAAGACGACGACGACCACAACGAAAAGGAGTGTCAGCATTGGTAGGAGCATGACTTGCCCAGGGTCAATCTGCGGCACCAAGGAGAGCGCTGTGCTGAGCAGGGAAAGCTGCCGGAATAGCCATAGCGGCCGCAATGTCTCCAGCAGCAGTAGGTCTCTCAAGGCTCCGGACAATGACATCTTGTCCGTGCCCGTGGTGGCTTCCGGCGCGGTCGTGTCAGCGTCGTCGTCGTTCAACTCGGAGACCTCGGTGGCTACGACGGCGACCACTGtcagctcctcctcctcgtcgtcgtcggctCTCTCGTCGCCGCTTTCGTCCATCGTTGCCGGTTCCAGGTCTTTCAGGAAGCTCTCCGGCTGCTACTACGAGTGCCACTCGGCGCTCGACCCCAGGACAAGCCTCGTCGGCGGCGCCGGCATGCTCCCCTGCTCCGACTGCGACGAGTTCTTCGTCAAAGCCGAGTCCCTCGAGCTTCACCGAGCAACCCGCCATGCAG TTTCGGAGCTCGGCGCCGAGGACACGAGCAGGAACGTGGTGGAGATCATCTTCCAGTCGAGCTGGCTCGTCGGGAAGCCGCGGGCGGCGCCGATTTGCAGGATCGAGAGGATTCTGAAGGTGTACAGCTCCGGCAGGACCGTGGAGAGGTTCGAGCAGTACAGGGAGCGCGTCAAGGCGATTGCGGCGAGCAGCACCGATGAGCTGGCCAGGAGGAGCTTCCCGCGGTGCGCCGCCGACGGCAACGAGATCCTCCGGTTCCACTGCACCACCTTCACGTGCTccctcggcctcgccggcgccaCCTCCCTCTGCCGGTCGTCCCCGCAGCAGTGCAAACTGTGCAGCATTATCAGAGACGGCTTCAG GGTCGACGGCGATGGGAAAATTGCGACGATGGCGACGAGCGGGCGGGCTCACGACAAGGCGCAAACGCCtctgccgggcggcggcggcggcgagaagaGGGCGATGCTGGTGTGCAGGGTGGTGGCAGGGAGAGTGAAGAAGCTCGTCAACAGCAGCAATTCTTCGGAGGAGTCTGGCTGTGACAGCGTCAGTTCCTGCTCAGATTTGGATGAACTCTCTGTGTTCAACCCATTGGCTATACTGCCTTGCTTTGTAGTGATGTATGCAGTGGCTACTGAGACATAA